Proteins encoded in a region of the uncultured Paludibaculum sp. genome:
- a CDS encoding TonB-dependent receptor, with protein sequence MKNSSRFMLALMVLAMLVGWSMPAWAQSLYGSVVGQVEDPSGSAIIQATATLTNKGTGQVYEAKADEGGRFLIANVLPGDYDLKVTANGFRTQNRTDIRVSAAAVTRADVRMEVGAVSEQITVEASATALQTDKADTHTELNAKQVSNLPLPGFRNYQSLINLVPGATPASFQNSITDSPGRSLATNINGTNKNNNVTRIDGAASVNLWLPHHAGYVMPAEMVDTVNVTTAAGDSDQGMAGGAAVTVLTKSGTNQIHGSLFEYHDNQNLKAFNYFTKATATSSASAAALKKPLRIYNNYGGTIGGPIKKNKLFYFYSFDGTRQRDGNQGTYSVPTAAMRAGDFSAINTTIYDPLTGSPDGTGRTAFAGNKIPTSRMSPAAQKIQGYYPLPNTNLTGYQANYFASAVPAFNRDYNDIKINYNMSDKQQIFGHYGIMKALVVGKNLFGDGVGPAPGADPGTGDTKVQNMSLGTNRVITSNLLFDGVIGYQRQDQTVQGVDFGKDFSTTLGIPGIGGPDPRQQGFPNISINGYDGFGVPGWMPLTRVEENYTLSANVTWTKGKHNFRFGFNGVNYRMTHWQPELGAGPRGSFDFTGGPTSIAGGSTNNFNGYSSFLLGQSNSVQKSFQYITMTPREFQFSWYAQDRWQISRKLTMTLGLRYELYPLMTRATGKGIERLDPETNLVYLGGRGNNPTGVGVTVSHKLISPTMGIAYRLDDKTVIRTGYGINFDPLPFSRPLRGFYPLTINIASTASGSEVAGSLEQGIPATPLPDLSSGVLTLPKNADMRSPYLGQIHRGYTQSWNFTIERKLPQDILTTVAYVGTSSVHLLADRNINSGVPGPSAGAASRQPYYDKFGRNLATNMWDGYLSSNYHSLQTSVRKSLSKGLMLQGAYTWSKAINMTDEDGWASVGWNWGPAFRRNRAAAGYDRTHVLQMGWVYELPMGKGKQFVTSGVGAMILGGWSVNGVMSNYTGTPFTVSGSGGALNAAGNTATADQVGPANRIGAIGAGSTYYNTSAFANVTTASTGGVYRFGTAGRNILRNPGVWNTDLMINRTFQITERISTAFRAEFYNLPNTSHFGGVSSGDVTNGNFMRILSSSGERQVRFGLRLGF encoded by the coding sequence ATGAAGAACTCTTCTAGATTTATGCTGGCGCTCATGGTTCTCGCCATGCTCGTCGGCTGGTCCATGCCAGCATGGGCACAATCCCTTTACGGGTCGGTAGTCGGACAGGTCGAGGATCCTTCGGGATCAGCGATTATTCAGGCGACCGCAACCCTGACAAACAAAGGTACAGGACAGGTCTATGAAGCCAAGGCAGATGAGGGTGGTCGTTTCCTGATCGCCAACGTCCTGCCCGGTGACTATGACTTGAAAGTAACCGCCAACGGTTTCCGTACTCAAAACCGGACCGACATCCGTGTCTCGGCCGCAGCCGTGACGCGTGCTGACGTCCGCATGGAAGTCGGTGCAGTTTCCGAACAGATCACGGTCGAGGCGTCGGCCACGGCGCTGCAGACGGACAAAGCCGATACGCATACCGAGTTGAACGCGAAGCAGGTGTCAAATCTGCCGTTGCCGGGTTTCCGCAACTACCAGAGCCTGATCAACCTGGTGCCCGGCGCAACGCCGGCCAGTTTTCAAAATTCGATCACCGACTCACCGGGCCGCTCGCTAGCGACCAACATCAACGGAACGAACAAGAACAACAACGTGACTCGTATCGACGGCGCGGCCAGCGTGAACCTCTGGCTGCCGCACCATGCCGGCTATGTTATGCCGGCTGAGATGGTCGACACCGTAAACGTCACCACCGCCGCTGGCGACTCCGATCAGGGCATGGCGGGCGGCGCAGCCGTCACCGTGCTGACCAAGTCGGGCACGAACCAGATTCACGGCAGCTTGTTCGAATACCACGACAATCAGAATCTGAAGGCTTTCAACTACTTCACGAAGGCGACGGCCACCAGTTCTGCGAGCGCTGCTGCACTCAAGAAGCCGCTCCGTATCTACAATAATTACGGCGGCACCATCGGTGGTCCCATCAAGAAGAACAAGCTGTTCTACTTCTATAGCTTTGACGGTACCCGTCAACGTGATGGCAACCAGGGCACCTACTCCGTTCCGACTGCCGCCATGAGGGCCGGCGATTTCAGCGCCATCAACACCACCATCTACGACCCGTTGACCGGATCTCCGGATGGCACGGGCCGCACCGCCTTTGCCGGCAACAAGATCCCGACGTCTCGCATGAGCCCGGCAGCCCAGAAGATTCAGGGCTACTATCCGCTTCCGAACACGAATCTCACCGGTTATCAGGCGAACTACTTCGCGTCGGCGGTCCCGGCCTTCAACCGCGACTACAACGACATCAAGATCAACTACAACATGAGCGACAAGCAGCAGATCTTCGGCCACTACGGCATCATGAAAGCCTTGGTGGTTGGCAAGAACCTGTTTGGCGACGGTGTTGGCCCCGCCCCTGGCGCCGACCCCGGTACCGGCGATACCAAGGTGCAAAACATGTCCTTGGGCACCAACCGGGTTATCACCAGCAACCTGCTATTCGACGGCGTCATCGGTTATCAGCGCCAGGATCAGACTGTTCAGGGCGTTGACTTTGGGAAGGATTTCTCGACGACGCTGGGCATCCCCGGCATCGGCGGACCCGATCCGCGCCAGCAGGGCTTCCCGAACATCAGCATCAACGGCTACGACGGCTTTGGCGTTCCTGGCTGGATGCCTCTGACTCGCGTTGAGGAAAATTACACTCTCAGCGCGAACGTGACATGGACAAAGGGCAAGCACAACTTCCGGTTTGGGTTCAACGGTGTCAACTACCGCATGACCCACTGGCAGCCGGAACTCGGCGCCGGTCCTCGCGGTTCGTTCGATTTCACGGGCGGCCCGACATCAATTGCTGGTGGCTCCACGAACAATTTCAATGGCTATAGCTCTTTCCTGCTCGGCCAGTCGAACAGCGTCCAGAAGAGTTTCCAGTACATCACCATGACGCCGCGCGAGTTCCAGTTCAGTTGGTACGCGCAGGATCGATGGCAGATCAGCCGCAAGCTGACCATGACTCTTGGTCTGCGTTATGAACTATATCCGTTGATGACTCGCGCCACCGGCAAGGGCATCGAACGGCTGGACCCAGAGACCAACCTGGTCTATCTCGGCGGTCGCGGCAATAATCCCACCGGCGTGGGTGTGACAGTAAGCCACAAGCTCATCTCCCCCACCATGGGCATTGCCTATCGTCTCGACGACAAGACGGTGATCCGCACCGGCTATGGCATCAACTTCGATCCCCTGCCGTTCTCCCGGCCGCTGCGCGGCTTCTATCCTCTGACAATCAACATCGCGTCCACCGCCTCGGGGAGCGAAGTGGCTGGCAGCTTGGAACAGGGCATTCCCGCCACTCCTCTGCCAGATCTGAGCTCGGGCGTGTTGACTCTGCCTAAGAATGCCGACATGCGCAGCCCGTACCTGGGCCAGATCCACCGTGGCTACACCCAATCGTGGAATTTCACGATCGAACGTAAGCTGCCTCAGGACATCCTGACGACTGTCGCTTATGTGGGCACCTCCTCGGTGCACCTCCTGGCTGACCGCAACATCAATTCCGGTGTTCCCGGCCCCTCGGCTGGTGCGGCTTCTCGTCAACCGTACTACGACAAATTTGGCCGCAACCTCGCCACCAACATGTGGGATGGTTACCTGAGCTCCAACTACCATTCGCTGCAAACCAGCGTTCGGAAGTCGTTGTCGAAAGGCCTGATGCTCCAGGGTGCCTACACGTGGTCCAAAGCCATCAACATGACCGATGAAGATGGCTGGGCCAGTGTCGGCTGGAACTGGGGCCCGGCCTTCCGGCGCAACCGCGCTGCTGCCGGCTATGATCGTACCCACGTCCTGCAGATGGGCTGGGTCTACGAACTGCCGATGGGCAAGGGCAAGCAGTTTGTCACCAGCGGCGTCGGCGCGATGATCCTCGGCGGCTGGTCGGTGAATGGTGTGATGTCCAACTACACGGGCACGCCGTTCACGGTGTCCGGCTCCGGAGGCGCCTTGAACGCCGCCGGCAATACCGCGACGGCCGATCAGGTTGGTCCCGCCAACCGCATCGGTGCAATCGGCGCGGGTTCGACCTACTACAACACGTCCGCTTTCGCCAATGTGACAACCGCCTCGACCGGCGGTGTGTACCGCTTTGGTACCGCGGGCCGTAACATCCTGCGTAACCCCGGTGTCTGGAATACCGACCTAATGATCAACCGAACCTTCCAGATCACCGAACGGATCAGCACTGCCTTCCGCGCCGAATTCTACAACCTGCCGAACACCTCCCACTTTGGTGGTGTATCCAGCGGTGACGTGACCAACGGCAACTTCATGCGGATCCTGAGCTCCTCTGGCGAACGCCAGGTGCGCTTCGGCCTGCGTCTCGGATTCTAA
- a CDS encoding heavy-metal-associated domain-containing protein, whose amino-acid sequence MAQTLKLAIDGMHCGSCVNRVTLALKKVDGVDVKQVAVGSAEVEYDETKAEPAEIVESVNKIGFSARQS is encoded by the coding sequence ATGGCTCAGACACTCAAGCTCGCCATCGACGGCATGCACTGCGGATCCTGCGTCAACCGTGTCACGCTCGCCCTGAAGAAGGTCGACGGCGTCGACGTGAAGCAGGTGGCCGTTGGGTCGGCCGAAGTGGAGTACGACGAAACCAAGGCGGAGCCAGCCGAGATCGTTGAGTCCGTCAACAAGATCGGCTTCTCGGCCAGGCAGAGTTGA
- a CDS encoding heavy metal translocating P-type ATPase — MSATAVETKLTFPVRGMTCAACQSFVQKTLQEQPGVRQATVNLMLHNATVDFDPASVTPEALVAAVNDTGYEAALPVARRSIADEQLERDREAEAEYCGLRLRAAVSLGVGALLMASMPFLHRLPHGVMNAAQAAVSLFVMIWGGHRFYRKAWAALRHKTSDMNTLIALGTGSAFLYSVFSPHDVYYEAVVFILALVLVGNTLEARAKRKTAAALQALATLQPATARVERLGQEVELAIEDLEEGDILIARPGERIAADGVVVDGASSVDESMLTGEPIPVEKVAGEKVIGGTLNKQGRLRYRATALGSETVLEQVLRLLRDAQGEKAPMQRLADRVSAIFVPVVVLIALATMGAWYFAAGRPAASAFAAAVAVLIIACPCAMGLAVPAAIMVATGRAAGSGLLFKGGEAIERLDKVDTIVFDKTGTLTEGHPEVVAYEPVMTPDPLPLIAALEHASEHPLAQAVVRFAGGGALGVSGFQALPGMGAEGTVDGHPVVIGRRSLLLERGITVPDEGDHAAQGHTTLWAAVDGRFAALFALADKPRVEAKAVLGELKSMGLRLLMVTGDQEPAARAVAQAVGIDEVIAGVLPEGKLKVLRQLQSEGRHVAMVGDGINDAPALAAAAGIAMASGADVAMAAADVTLMREGLHMVPSALRLARATVRTMRQNLFWALVYNAVSIPVAAFGLLNPVLASAAMSLSSVSVLTNSLRLARSKSA, encoded by the coding sequence ATGTCCGCCACGGCGGTGGAAACGAAACTGACCTTTCCGGTGCGCGGCATGACGTGCGCGGCCTGCCAGTCGTTCGTCCAGAAGACACTGCAGGAACAGCCCGGTGTGCGGCAGGCCACTGTCAACCTGATGCTCCACAACGCCACGGTGGACTTTGATCCTGCCTCCGTCACGCCCGAGGCACTGGTGGCGGCAGTCAACGATACCGGGTATGAAGCGGCACTGCCCGTGGCACGCCGCTCCATCGCGGACGAGCAACTCGAGCGCGACCGTGAGGCCGAAGCCGAGTATTGCGGGCTGCGCCTGCGGGCCGCGGTGAGTCTGGGTGTGGGCGCGTTGCTCATGGCGTCGATGCCATTTCTGCACAGGCTCCCGCACGGAGTGATGAATGCCGCGCAGGCGGCCGTCAGCCTCTTTGTGATGATCTGGGGCGGGCATCGCTTCTATCGCAAGGCTTGGGCTGCCTTGCGCCACAAGACTTCCGATATGAACACGTTGATCGCCCTGGGTACAGGGTCGGCATTTCTCTACTCCGTATTCTCGCCGCACGATGTCTACTACGAGGCTGTGGTGTTTATCCTGGCGCTGGTCCTGGTCGGCAATACGCTGGAGGCTCGCGCCAAGCGGAAGACCGCCGCGGCTCTGCAGGCACTGGCCACGCTGCAACCCGCCACGGCCCGCGTCGAGCGTCTGGGGCAGGAGGTCGAGCTCGCGATCGAAGATCTGGAGGAAGGCGACATTCTCATCGCCCGCCCCGGTGAACGCATCGCCGCCGATGGTGTTGTGGTGGATGGCGCCAGCAGTGTAGATGAGTCGATGCTGACGGGGGAACCGATCCCTGTCGAGAAAGTGGCCGGCGAGAAGGTCATCGGAGGCACACTGAACAAGCAGGGCCGGTTGCGCTATCGAGCTACGGCTCTGGGCTCTGAGACGGTGTTGGAGCAGGTCCTGCGCCTGTTGCGCGATGCGCAGGGCGAGAAGGCCCCCATGCAGCGCCTGGCCGATCGTGTCAGCGCCATCTTTGTACCTGTGGTCGTACTGATCGCCTTGGCCACCATGGGGGCGTGGTATTTTGCGGCCGGACGACCCGCCGCCAGTGCCTTTGCCGCGGCTGTGGCGGTGCTGATCATCGCCTGCCCGTGCGCCATGGGCCTGGCCGTGCCCGCCGCGATCATGGTGGCCACCGGACGCGCCGCAGGATCGGGGTTGCTTTTCAAGGGTGGAGAGGCGATTGAGAGGCTCGACAAAGTCGACACCATCGTCTTCGACAAGACCGGAACGCTGACGGAAGGGCATCCCGAGGTTGTGGCCTATGAGCCGGTGATGACGCCCGATCCGCTGCCTCTCATCGCCGCGCTGGAGCATGCGAGTGAACATCCCTTGGCGCAGGCCGTGGTTCGCTTTGCCGGAGGCGGCGCCCTCGGTGTCTCCGGTTTCCAGGCCCTGCCGGGCATGGGCGCCGAAGGAACCGTTGACGGTCATCCGGTGGTGATCGGGCGCCGGTCGCTGTTACTTGAGCGTGGCATCACCGTGCCCGACGAAGGAGATCATGCCGCCCAGGGCCACACGACTCTTTGGGCCGCCGTGGATGGCCGATTCGCGGCTTTGTTCGCGCTGGCCGACAAGCCAAGAGTGGAAGCCAAGGCCGTTCTCGGGGAACTGAAGAGTATGGGCTTACGGCTGCTCATGGTCACTGGAGACCAGGAGCCCGCCGCACGCGCCGTCGCCCAGGCCGTGGGCATCGACGAAGTGATCGCCGGCGTGCTGCCGGAAGGCAAGCTTAAAGTGTTGCGGCAGTTACAGTCGGAGGGCCGCCACGTGGCCATGGTCGGTGACGGTATCAACGACGCCCCGGCACTGGCCGCTGCCGCCGGCATCGCGATGGCTTCTGGCGCCGATGTGGCCATGGCCGCCGCCGATGTCACCCTCATGCGCGAAGGGCTGCATATGGTCCCATCGGCCTTGCGGCTGGCTCGCGCAACCGTCCGCACGATGCGCCAGAACCTCTTTTGGGCGTTGGTCTACAATGCCGTCTCGATCCCCGTGGCCGCGTTCGGCCTGTTGAATCCGGTGCTCGCCAGCGCCGCCATGAGTCTGAGTTCTGTAAGCGTCCTTACAAATAGCCTGCGTCTCGCCAGGAGTAAATCCGCATGA
- a CDS encoding metal-sensitive transcriptional regulator: MNCDTKKSTIQRLRRIEGQVRGLQKMVEEDRPCAEIINQVASVEQALSGVSKVLLTSHLQHCAQHDPNAIDDVVQLITRHWR; the protein is encoded by the coding sequence ATGAACTGCGACACCAAGAAGTCAACCATCCAACGCCTGCGCCGCATCGAGGGGCAGGTCCGCGGCCTTCAGAAGATGGTGGAGGAGGACCGCCCGTGCGCCGAGATCATCAATCAGGTGGCTTCCGTGGAGCAAGCCCTCTCGGGCGTGTCCAAGGTGCTGCTCACCAGCCACCTACAGCACTGCGCGCAACATGATCCCAATGCCATTGACGACGTCGTGCAACTCATCACGCGCCACTGGCGCTGA
- a CDS encoding YncE family protein, producing MRALALLVFFAAGGYLNAASYRILERIPIGSEGSWDYLTVDSEGHRLFVSHGTHVAVVDLKTGRKTADIPDTPGVHGVALAPALQKGFISCGQANHVQVFDYRTLKPLDRIATGQNPDSIIFDPSSGRLFTFNGRSKDSTVIDPASGKVLATVPLGGKPEFSVVDGHGKLWVNIEDTSEIVEMNTAKATVTRRYPLTGCEEPSGLALDPKRLRLFSVCGNSVMVVSDIASGKVIAKLPIGEGSDGVAFDPARSLAFSSNGSGTFTVVAEAGAGYRVAATVPTERGARTITLDPDSHRLYSPTARFGPVPAATEQQPHPRPIALPDSFHLLVIGE from the coding sequence GTGAGAGCCCTGGCGCTGCTGGTATTCTTCGCGGCGGGTGGCTACCTGAATGCGGCGAGCTACCGCATACTGGAGCGGATCCCGATCGGCAGTGAAGGTAGTTGGGACTACCTCACTGTCGACAGCGAAGGACACAGGCTGTTCGTCTCTCACGGTACGCATGTCGCGGTGGTTGACCTGAAAACCGGCAGGAAGACCGCTGACATCCCGGATACGCCCGGTGTGCATGGCGTCGCCCTGGCGCCCGCCCTGCAGAAGGGGTTCATCAGCTGCGGCCAGGCGAACCACGTCCAGGTATTCGATTACCGGACGCTGAAACCGCTGGATCGAATTGCCACCGGCCAGAACCCCGATTCCATCATCTTCGACCCATCCTCCGGTCGTCTGTTCACCTTCAATGGCCGGTCGAAGGACTCGACGGTGATCGACCCGGCCAGCGGCAAGGTGCTGGCTACCGTGCCTCTGGGTGGCAAACCGGAGTTCTCCGTTGTCGACGGACACGGGAAGTTATGGGTGAACATCGAGGACACCAGCGAGATCGTTGAGATGAATACGGCCAAGGCAACGGTGACGCGCCGCTATCCGCTCACCGGCTGCGAGGAGCCTTCAGGTCTGGCGCTGGATCCAAAGAGACTGCGTCTATTTTCGGTCTGCGGAAATTCGGTGATGGTGGTTTCTGATATCGCGTCGGGCAAGGTAATCGCCAAGCTGCCCATCGGCGAGGGTTCCGATGGTGTCGCCTTCGACCCGGCGCGCAGCTTGGCCTTTAGCTCCAACGGGTCGGGCACCTTCACCGTTGTGGCGGAAGCAGGAGCGGGTTATCGCGTGGCGGCCACTGTGCCAACCGAGAGGGGTGCGCGCACCATCACCCTGGATCCAGACAGCCATCGGTTGTACTCGCCCACGGCCCGCTTTGGCCCCGTGCCGGCTGCCACGGAGCAACAACCGCACCCGCGGCCGATAGCGCTGCCGGATTCGTTCCATCTACTCGTGATCGGCGAATAA
- a CDS encoding ABC transporter permease, translating into MALGRFFRREQWDEERRKEIEAHVDHLADLNVAQGMNRDEARRQAYLRLGNPTRIREDLYQMNTLTLIDSLWRDLRYAVRTLSRTPFFAAIAILVMALGIGANSSLFTVVRSVLLKPLPFPESEQLVSIYARSGPGKTGYNVVAAGDFRSWERETHGFESMAIWRGQRYNLSGQGNQLPEVVNAAAGSWRLLSTLGVQPALGRGFTAGDDRLESAPTTMLSWSLFERRFGADPGIVGKTILLDAKSYTIIGVLPKWFVYPDVRNQLWVPYFHVVSREDAESHSNHTSSVIARFRRDVAPQSAIQEVDTLQERIHDQYLNLPVSSGAVMRPLLEDLSGEFKRPLYVLLAAVGCVLLIACLNVASLLVARTASRRREVAIRAALGGTRWRLLREHMMESLVICGAGGALGLMLSSWATAWLQSERKDLPQINAITVDIPVILFVVGITAFTGVIAGLLPALSATSERVIDALKDASRSMGVSRSRTTLRKSLLAMEVALTVMLLVGAGLLLKGFLRLRGAELGCQTNNILTMRYALPTSAYADAGRVTAFHESLVSRVRQVPGVEAASLVSIVPGAGYWGDNMFTIPEHPPLPPGDHVFALFRSVEPAYFRTMRIPLKKGRYFRDDERTNKTRVVMISERMATQHFPGEDPLGKHLRFLDYSAPDQYKDYEIVGVVGNTRHHLGADARSMMFFPVYGDAEGDNRVVTLVIRARRNVESLALPVQKLVTQMDPNLPVSDVLTMQQIIGQSTTDASFNAMLVLAFALLSLLLASVGLYGVLSYLVAQRSGEIGIRVALGAGRQQVLGLVLLDGLRPAATGLVIGLAGSLAGARLLQSMLYGVSPFDSVVFAGVVLLLAVVSFVASAAPAWRASRLDPLRALRME; encoded by the coding sequence ATGGCACTCGGCAGGTTCTTCCGGCGCGAGCAGTGGGACGAGGAACGCAGAAAAGAGATCGAGGCGCATGTCGATCACCTCGCGGACCTCAACGTCGCACAGGGAATGAATAGGGACGAGGCACGGCGGCAGGCCTATCTACGGCTGGGCAATCCAACACGGATTCGGGAAGACCTTTACCAGATGAACACATTGACCCTGATCGACTCACTATGGCGGGACCTGCGCTATGCAGTGCGCACTCTCTCGCGGACTCCATTTTTCGCGGCCATCGCGATCCTGGTCATGGCGCTGGGCATTGGGGCAAATTCGTCGTTGTTCACTGTGGTTCGGTCGGTCCTGTTGAAGCCGCTACCCTTTCCGGAATCGGAACAGCTGGTGTCGATTTACGCCCGCAGCGGCCCAGGAAAGACCGGCTACAACGTTGTGGCTGCCGGCGATTTCCGGTCGTGGGAGAGGGAGACTCATGGCTTTGAAAGCATGGCGATCTGGCGCGGCCAGCGCTACAACCTTTCCGGTCAAGGCAACCAACTTCCCGAAGTGGTGAACGCAGCGGCAGGCTCGTGGCGCCTGCTATCCACTTTGGGCGTGCAGCCCGCGTTGGGCCGTGGATTCACAGCCGGCGACGACCGCCTGGAGTCGGCGCCAACGACCATGCTGAGCTGGAGCCTATTCGAGCGCCGCTTCGGCGCGGATCCAGGTATCGTCGGAAAGACGATCCTGCTCGATGCGAAGTCGTACACGATCATCGGTGTGCTGCCGAAGTGGTTCGTCTACCCCGATGTGCGGAACCAACTCTGGGTGCCTTACTTCCACGTTGTGTCGCGGGAAGATGCTGAGAGCCACAGCAACCACACTTCGTCGGTGATTGCTCGCTTCAGGAGAGACGTCGCGCCACAGTCGGCGATTCAGGAAGTGGACACGCTACAGGAGCGCATCCATGACCAGTATTTGAACCTCCCGGTATCGAGTGGCGCCGTCATGCGCCCATTGCTCGAAGACCTTTCTGGGGAGTTCAAGCGGCCTCTCTATGTTCTGTTGGCGGCCGTGGGCTGCGTCCTGCTGATTGCGTGCCTAAACGTGGCGAGCCTGCTGGTGGCACGGACGGCCTCGCGGCGGCGGGAGGTGGCGATCCGGGCGGCGCTGGGCGGCACGCGTTGGCGTCTGCTGCGAGAACACATGATGGAAAGCCTGGTAATCTGTGGCGCAGGCGGCGCGTTGGGGCTCATGCTGAGCAGTTGGGCAACGGCGTGGCTGCAATCGGAACGGAAGGACCTACCGCAGATTAACGCCATCACGGTGGATATTCCCGTAATCCTGTTCGTCGTGGGTATCACAGCGTTCACAGGGGTGATCGCAGGCCTGCTGCCGGCGCTCTCTGCCACCAGTGAGAGGGTGATTGATGCGCTGAAGGACGCCTCGCGGTCCATGGGCGTAAGCCGTTCGCGCACAACTCTGCGGAAGTCGCTGCTCGCCATGGAAGTGGCGCTGACAGTGATGCTGCTGGTGGGCGCCGGCTTACTGTTGAAGGGATTTCTGCGGCTGCGCGGCGCGGAGCTTGGATGCCAGACAAACAACATCCTGACCATGCGCTACGCACTGCCGACGTCGGCCTATGCGGACGCGGGCAGGGTGACCGCCTTCCACGAATCGCTAGTGAGCCGCGTACGGCAGGTGCCCGGCGTTGAAGCAGCTTCGCTTGTTTCCATCGTGCCTGGCGCCGGCTATTGGGGTGACAACATGTTCACGATCCCCGAGCACCCTCCCCTGCCGCCAGGCGATCACGTCTTCGCGCTGTTCCGCTCCGTTGAGCCAGCGTATTTTCGGACGATGCGGATTCCCCTGAAAAAGGGTCGCTATTTCCGCGACGATGAACGCACCAACAAGACACGGGTGGTGATGATCAGTGAGCGCATGGCCACCCAGCACTTTCCGGGTGAGGATCCGCTGGGCAAGCACCTACGTTTCCTGGACTACTCGGCACCGGATCAGTACAAGGACTACGAGATTGTCGGGGTGGTGGGCAACACCCGGCACCACCTGGGCGCGGACGCCCGGTCGATGATGTTTTTCCCGGTCTACGGAGACGCGGAGGGCGACAACCGGGTGGTCACGCTGGTCATCCGCGCGCGACGCAACGTGGAGAGCCTGGCGCTGCCCGTGCAGAAACTGGTGACACAGATGGACCCGAACTTGCCGGTTTCCGACGTGCTCACGATGCAGCAGATCATTGGCCAGTCGACCACCGATGCAAGCTTCAACGCAATGTTGGTACTTGCCTTCGCGCTCCTCTCTCTTTTGCTGGCCAGCGTCGGGTTGTATGGCGTGCTCTCGTACCTGGTTGCGCAACGCAGCGGCGAGATTGGGATCCGGGTCGCTCTTGGCGCCGGCCGGCAGCAGGTGTTGGGCCTTGTGCTGCTGGATGGGTTGCGGCCAGCGGCCACCGGCCTAGTTATTGGCTTAGCTGGGAGCCTCGCCGGGGCCCGCCTGCTGCAATCGATGCTCTACGGAGTCAGCCCGTTCGACTCCGTCGTGTTCGCAGGCGTGGTCCTCCTGCTGGCGGTAGTCTCCTTCGTGGCCAGCGCAGCGCCGGCATGGCGGGCGTCGCGGCTGGATCCGCTGCGGGCGTTGCGGATGGAGTAG
- a CDS encoding PadR family transcriptional regulator has product MAREKKTDNREMVQGTLDMLILRTLIGGKAHGHTIAQMIEQSSDDVLQVEQGSLYPALHRLEDRGWVASSWGTSENNRSARFYQLTAAGRKQFAREADRWRAMTQAIGRVLGDFGRRKAEEGES; this is encoded by the coding sequence GTGGCCCGGGAGAAGAAGACCGATAACCGCGAGATGGTGCAAGGCACACTGGACATGTTGATCCTGCGGACGCTCATCGGTGGCAAGGCGCACGGCCACACCATCGCTCAGATGATCGAGCAGAGTTCGGACGATGTGCTGCAGGTGGAGCAAGGCTCGCTCTACCCGGCCCTGCATCGATTGGAAGATCGGGGCTGGGTGGCCTCGTCCTGGGGGACGAGTGAGAACAACCGCAGCGCGCGGTTCTATCAGTTGACCGCCGCGGGCCGAAAGCAGTTCGCCCGGGAGGCCGACCGCTGGCGAGCGATGACCCAAGCCATCGGACGAGTGCTGGGCGATTTCGGACGACGCAAGGCGGAAGAGGGAGAAAGCTGA